One part of the Triplophysa rosa linkage group LG5, Trosa_1v2, whole genome shotgun sequence genome encodes these proteins:
- the LOC130554121 gene encoding sorting nexin-16-like, translating into MFYQNESPEVVRRGNGMEFHRNGFCRESKEESSVIVTLLGYKVMEEKTKFTVYKILVECAPDQSWFIFRRYTDFSQLHDKLKEMFPVFNFSLPPKRWFNNFSAEFLEERRLGLQDCLQNLVANKDVLNSEVVREFLCLDEPRSAFDSLEKRAFCETNCQLQRTLMDNKCEIETLRSLLVHKELQISRPERTMM; encoded by the exons ATGTTCTACCAGAATGAAAGTCCAGAGGTTGTAAGGAGAGGGAATGGGATGGAGTTTCATAGGAATGGATTTTGTAGAGAGAGTAAAGAGGAGAGCTCAGTCATAGTCACCTTGCTTGGCTATAAAGTTATGGAGGAGAAGACAAAGTTTACA gtctATAAGATCTTAGTAGAGTGTGCACCGGACCAAAGCTGGTTCATTTTTAGACGGTACACAGATTTCTCACAACTACATGACAAG TTAAAGGAGATGTTTCCCGTGTTTAACTTTTCCCTGCCACCCAAGCGCTGGTTCAACAACTTTAGCGCTGAATTCCTGGAGGAGAGAAGACTAGGTCTTCAAGACTGTCTACAGAACTTGGTTGCCAACAAAGATGTGCTTAATAG TGAAGTAGTCCGAGAGTTCTTATGCTTGGATGAACCACGTTCAGCCTTTGACAGTCTTGAGAAGAGG GCCTTTTGTGAGACCAACTGTCAACTTCAGAGGACATTAATGGACAACAAATGTGAGATCGAGACCCTGAGAAGCCTCCTGGTGCACAAAGAGCTTCAAATTAGCAGGCCCGAAAGGACAATGATGTAA
- the LOC130554122 gene encoding piggyBac transposable element-derived protein 4-like, whose translation MLAFMAMVIYMGLIKLPSITDYWRESHLYSLPFPKTLLTGKKFLRICHSLHLSSLVDDAANEQRRGTSEFDRLCKIKPLYSEIRDACKINYHPGQEISIDERMVASKARIGIKQFMKNKPCRWGYKLFVLADSSNGYTWDFFVYEGKLQGNSGKGLSYESVMELVDTQLLGTGYKLFVDNFYTSPSLFCDLLQKRIWACGTIRTNRIGFPKTKINTLVSKSLRGSIRWIRKDPSSLCNGETQGMFLCAHNTPHSPWGGHCSEKSERCRWALGFEEHLCSTSSEGVQPVHGWSGSFRFADQLLKVIHKTQRVDNTLFYHFMDIAIVNGSCFTRILPKVKESTHAPKGIQRELVEELAAAAKIPAHLHSTQQTSQACAYHCT comes from the exons ATGCTGGCATTCATGGCCATGGTAATTTATATGGGTCTAATAAAACTCCCGTCCATAACTGATTACTGGAGAGAAAGTCATCTGTACAGCTTGCCGTTCCCTAAAACGCTTCTTACCGGAAAGAAGTTTCTCAGGATCTGCCACTCCCTTCACCTCAGTAGCTTGGTGGATGATGCTGCTAACGAGCAGAGAAGAGGTACCTCAGAATTTGATCGTCTTTGCAAAATCAAGCCACTATACAGTGAGATTAGGGATGCATGCAAAATAAACTATCACCCTGGCCAGGAAATTTCAATTGATGAGCGGATGGTTGCCTCTAAAGCGCGTATCGGGATTAAACAGTTCATGAAAAATAAGCCTTGTCGCTGGGGTTATAAACTTTTCGTACTGGCGGACTCGAGCAATGGGTACACATGGGACTTTTTTGTGTATGAAGGAAAGCTGCAGGGAAACAGTGGGAAAGGACTCAGTTATGAGTCAGTAATGGAGCTTGTTGACACACAGTTGCTTGGCACGGGTTACAAGCTCTTTGTTGACAATTTTTATACAAGTCCCTCCCTTTTCTGTGATCTCCTTCAAAAGAGGATCTGGGCATGCGGAACGATACGCACAAACAGAATTGGTTTTCcaaaaaccaaaataaacactCTGGTTTCGAAATCTTTGCGTGGGAGCATACGGTGGATCAGAAAGGATCCCTCCTCTTTGTGCAATGGCGAGACACAAGGGATGTTTTTATGTGCACACAACACTCCACACAGCCCATGGGGGGGACACTGTTCAGAGAAGAGTGAAAGATGCAGATGGGCACTGGGTTTTGAAGAACATCTCTGTTCCACCAGCAGTGAAGGAGTACAACCG GTTCATGGGTGGAGTGGATCTTTCAGATTCGCTGATCAATTATTAAAAGTCATCCACAAGACCCAGAGGGTGGATAATACATTGTTTTATCACTTTATGGACATTGCTATTGTGAATGGTTCTTGCTTTACAAGGATCTTACCAAAGGTAAAGGAGAGTACCCATGCACCAAAAGGCATTCAGAGAGAACTTGTTGAGGAGCTGGCAGCAGCAGCAAAAATTCCTGCCCATCTCCACTCCACGCAGCAAACATCACAAGCCTGTGCATATCACTGCACATAG
- the asip2b gene encoding agouti-signaling protein 2b produces the protein MRGVLIICLFFTAVQSIICEANRIDVSKNHENDAATHSSAITTGVWNQEKPKRLFARTRCLSQRHHVVRPKPRPEALSPVQTPARRCGGLMESCSSVTHCCDPCASCHCRLFNTICHCWRLGHLCLKKT, from the exons ATGAGGGGAGTTTTGatcatttgtttgttctttacaGCAGTTCAGTCTATCATATGCGAAGCCAACAGGATTGATGTGAGTAAAAATCATGAAAACGACGCGGCGACCCACAGCTCTGCCATAACAACAG GAGTGTGGAACCAGGAGAAACCAAAGAGACTCTTTGCCAGAACGCGCTGTTTGTCCCAGAGACATCATGTGGTG AGACCTAAGCCAAGACCTGAAGCACTTTCTCCCGTCCAGACTCCAGCCCGACGCTGCGGAGGTCTGATGGAGAGCTGCTCTTCTGTCACTCACTGCTGTGACCCATGTGCTTCTTGCCACTGCAGGCTTTTTAACACCATCTGCCACTGCTGGAGACTGGGACACCTCTGCCTCAAGAAGACCTAG